ATTATTCGACCGACAGCGGCGTCTGCGTGCGGTCGTCAGTCCTGACGGCAGTCTTGTCAGTGACGGCCAGCGCGGCTCCATCCATAAAATGGGGGCGCAATTGACGGGCGCGCCTTCCTGTAATGGCTGGACGTTCTGGTATTTTGAGCGCAATGGCGAATTGCTTCCGCTGGATATCCTGCGCACCGAATCATCGCTGACCAAATTACGGAATGCTGGCTGACGGCAAAATCAAGCGGCCTCATCAAGGGGCTGCCCTACTATTTTGACCCAAAACCCAGGAAGCCGACTTCCGGCGCTGCCTGACCGCCCGAAATGTCATATTGATGCACCGGCTTGGCCTTCTGCCGCATCTCAGCCTTGACGGAAAGGCGATGGCCTTTGGCGGTATTTGCGTCGGAAACATCATTATCGAAATTGGCGAGCCGACCCGTTGAATCGGAGCCGCGCATCGACAGAAGCAGGAAGATAATATCTCTACGATTAAGGTCGATTGCCAGGTCAAGCGGTGTCTGATCGAGGATATTGCGCGCGTAAATATTGGCCCCGCGTCCCAACGCTTCTTTTGCGGCGTTGAGGCTGCCACGATTGACCGCATCATATAAAGCGTCGGTCGGATTAAGGTCGCGATTCGCGTGACCGGCATCCTGCTCTTGCGTGTCCGCGCCGGGGAGGGCGGAGGGCGGGGCCGCCGCTTTGGCGGCGCGACGGGCTTCTGCCGCTTCCTGCTCCGCCTCCGCCTCATCCGCCGTCTGCCCGAAGACAGAGGTGGCGGGCAGTGTTACCCAGGCGCTAAGTCCCAATATGGCGATGAGCAACAAGCGCGGCAGGGGGCTCAACGGAAATGCAGGTGGATTGGCAGACATTCTACTCTCTTAGCCTTGAAGCGGATATAAATCGATACCCATCACCAACTTAATGCGTGACGCACAGCCTATAAACATGCCGTTCAGATTTTTCGTTCCCGCCACCAAGCGAAGAAGATGCAGAAAATGATGGAAAGCACGCTCAACCAGGCCGGCAGGATTTGACGGGTTTTCATGCGGGACGGGTCAACCTCGCGCCCGGGCGGGAAGGCCCAGACGTGACGCCCGTGATGGGCGGGGCGAAGCGAAAGCCTTGTCACGGCGTCAAACCTGTCTGACCAGACGAGATGTCCGGATGATTGCTGCACTAAAGGGCCCAGCCGCGATGACGTCGCGCGCAGATCCTGACCTTCAAGCGTTTCAGTATGTTCCGGCAGGACGAACGATTCGAGATCACCTTGCTTGAGGCGCCAGATACCAGGGCTCGGATGAATCACAGCATGGTTTGTGAATGCGCCCTTGCCGACAGGATTGAGAGGCAGCATGAAATGACTTGAATCAGGCCGCATCACCTCGACGTGTCTGTCCATTCGGGGTTGCAGACTGTGACGGGTAATGTCGAGCCGATTTCCGGAAATACGGCCCGAAAGTTGTTCCGCTTCGAGGGCTGGCTCCTTCATCAACCAATGCGCTAGTCGGCGCAGGAGAGCTGCGCCTGAGGGCCGCCGCCCGCCTTCCCGCGGGACCAGAGCCAGATCTGGTCGGAAAACAGCATGGCGACACGGCCCTCTCCCGCCTGGCCGAGGACGAGAAGGGGGTTCTCATCCGGTCCTTTCATGACAACATCGCCCTTGACGGAGGCGGGCGCGACTTTCAAAGCGCGATACCAGGGGCCCCGAATCGGGGGTAAGCCATTGACAACAGGGTGGCGCTGACCCAATGGCGTCAGTTGCGGGACAAATTTGCGGTCCATAACGCCATGAGCCTCCGCCGTTGCCGGCAGGATCTGCGCGAGCGGCGTGTCTTTCAGGGAGTCATCTTCAAGAAATTCCGGTCCCGTCAGCAATAATAGTCCGCCGCCGCCCTGCACGAAGCGCGCAATATTCTCCACATAGGCGTCCGGCAACAGCCCCATGGTCTTGAAGCCATCCAGAATAATGAGATCGAACTGGTCGATCTTCTTCTCAAAAAGCGCCTGCGTGGGGAAGACGACCAGCGCCATTTCATCCGTTGATGTGCCATCATCCTGCTCCGGCGCACGCAGGATCGTGAAATGCACAAGATCAACTGCCGGGTCGGATCGCAGGAGACGCCGCCACACGCGCTCCCCCGGATTAGGAGCTCTGGAGACGAGAAGCATCTTGAGCCGCTCCCGAATGCCGTTAATATGAAGCGTCTCAAGATTATTTGCGGTGGTCACCTCACCCTGCAGGGGCGAAACCTGGATGGCGACCGGCATATCCCCGGCAGCTCTCACCGGCACTTTAAGCGTCTCAGCGCGCCCTGTTTTAACGGTGACATGCTGAGGTGCGGCGCGGCCCGCCTGAAAACTTACCT
This DNA window, taken from Acetobacteraceae bacterium, encodes the following:
- a CDS encoding glutamine amidotransferase gives rise to the protein MPVAIQVSPLQGEVTTANNLETLHINGIRERLKMLLVSRAPNPGERVWRRLLRSDPAVDLVHFTILRAPEQDDGTSTDEMALVVFPTQALFEKKIDQFDLIILDGFKTMGLLPDAYVENIARFVQGGGGLLLLTGPEFLEDDSLKDTPLAQILPATAEAHGVMDRKFVPQLTPLGQRHPVVNGLPPIRGPWYRALKVAPASVKGDVVMKGPDENPLLVLGQAGEGRVAMLFSDQIWLWSRGKAGGGPQAQLSCAD
- a CDS encoding ankyrin repeat domain-containing protein; this translates as MSANPPAFPLSPLPRLLLIAILGLSAWVTLPATSVFGQTADEAEAEQEAAEARRAAKAAAPPSALPGADTQEQDAGHANRDLNPTDALYDAVNRGSLNAAKEALGRGANIYARNILDQTPLDLAIDLNRRDIIFLLLSMRGSDSTGRLANFDNDVSDANTAKGHRLSVKAEMRQKAKPVHQYDISGGQAAPEVGFLGFGSK